Proteins encoded together in one Bradyrhizobium sp. PSBB068 window:
- a CDS encoding HypC/HybG/HupF family hydrogenase formation chaperone, whose product MCLGIPGRIVKIDDATRKLATVDVGGVKRQVNIACIVSDEHPVDACVGDWVLVHVGFAMSRINEQEAALTLQILTELGEAQAEIEAMRLSAAE is encoded by the coding sequence ATGTGTCTCGGCATTCCCGGACGGATCGTAAAAATCGACGACGCCACAAGGAAGCTCGCAACCGTCGATGTCGGTGGCGTCAAGCGGCAGGTTAATATTGCATGCATCGTCAGTGACGAGCATCCGGTGGACGCCTGCGTAGGCGACTGGGTGCTCGTCCACGTCGGCTTCGCGATGAGCCGGATCAACGAGCAGGAAGCGGCGCTGACTTTGCAGATCCTGACCGAACTTGGCGAGGCGCAGGCCGAGATCGAAGCGATGCGGTTGTCGGCGGCCGAATAG
- the hypF gene encoding carbamoyltransferase HypF, whose product MSRRANIAAADGRLAVEIRVRGRVQGVGFRPTVWRYARDLDLSGEVLNDSSGVLIRVFGSASAVEALIARIRRDPPPLARIDAIDTQPYFGELAAAFTIAGSLGGRVHTQVAPDAAICAACAEEVASPFERRYRYPFTNCTHCGPRLSIVGGVPYDRANTSMAPFDLCPACRAEYDSPADRRFHAEAIACHVCGPKARLVRFDGSAFGFDQFSMMDDVDAACGLMKNGEIVAIKGIGGYQLACDATKADVVARLRQLKHRDAKPFALMARDLDVIRRYCSVGAAEQALLAGPSAPIVLLRADGIEKLPEVVAPGLATLGFMLPTTPMHLLMLRRMNRPVVMTSGNLSDEPQVISDQEAAERLRGVATYVLTHNREIANRIDDSVACVVAGRVRVLRRARGYAPEPITLPRGFEAAPELVATGGELKSTFCLVKDGAAILSQHQGDLEYVRTFDDYRNNLALYQKLFDHAATALAGDLHPEYLSSKLARERAATDGLPLLEVQHHHAHVAACLAENGHPLDGPAVLGIVLDGLGWGGDDTLWGGEFLLADYRNYQRLGTFKPVAMPGGAQAAREPWRNLYAHLMAEMAWPAFTMNFEDLDVHAYLASKPRATLDTMIKNGINAPLASSCGRLFDAVAAALNICRERQGYEGEAAARLEAIVDEDTLRNEDDTLGYPMSIPNLRGSGLPYIEPLAMWNAVLGDLILKTPAPVMAARFHKGLARSIVAMTRRLASGEDETGPRRFATVALSGGCFQNRILFEEVSRRLESHDFTVLSHAQVPANDGGLALGQAAIGAAHLISSSNNLIKNHPEGNAPCVSAFPDGS is encoded by the coding sequence GTGAGCCGCCGTGCCAACATCGCCGCAGCAGACGGCCGTCTCGCCGTCGAGATCAGGGTGCGGGGCCGCGTGCAGGGCGTTGGCTTCCGGCCGACCGTCTGGCGCTACGCGCGCGACCTGGACCTTTCCGGTGAGGTGCTCAACGATTCCAGCGGCGTGCTGATCCGCGTCTTCGGCAGCGCGTCGGCGGTTGAGGCGTTGATCGCGCGGATCCGGCGCGATCCGCCGCCGCTCGCCCGCATCGACGCGATTGACACGCAACCCTATTTCGGCGAACTCGCGGCCGCGTTCACCATTGCCGGCAGCCTTGGAGGCCGTGTCCATACCCAGGTTGCGCCGGACGCGGCGATCTGCGCGGCCTGCGCCGAGGAAGTCGCCAGTCCGTTCGAGCGGCGCTACCGCTATCCGTTCACCAATTGCACCCATTGCGGGCCGCGGCTCAGCATTGTCGGCGGCGTTCCCTACGACCGCGCCAACACCAGCATGGCGCCATTCGACCTGTGTCCGGCCTGCCGCGCCGAATATGATAGCCCGGCCGATCGGCGCTTCCACGCTGAAGCCATTGCCTGTCACGTTTGCGGCCCGAAGGCGAGGCTGGTCCGGTTCGACGGCAGCGCGTTCGGCTTCGACCAGTTTTCAATGATGGACGATGTCGACGCTGCCTGCGGCTTGATGAAGAATGGCGAGATCGTCGCCATCAAGGGCATCGGTGGCTATCAGCTCGCATGCGACGCCACCAAGGCCGATGTGGTGGCGCGGCTGCGGCAGCTCAAGCACCGCGACGCCAAACCGTTCGCGCTGATGGCGCGGGATCTCGACGTGATCAGGCGGTATTGCAGCGTCGGTGCAGCGGAGCAGGCGCTGCTTGCCGGGCCGTCGGCGCCAATCGTGCTGCTGCGCGCCGATGGCATCGAGAAGCTGCCCGAAGTCGTCGCGCCAGGCCTCGCGACGCTCGGCTTCATGCTGCCGACTACGCCAATGCACCTCCTGATGCTACGGCGGATGAACAGACCGGTGGTGATGACCAGCGGCAATCTGTCGGACGAGCCGCAGGTGATCTCCGACCAGGAAGCGGCCGAGCGGCTCCGCGGCGTTGCCACCTACGTACTGACCCACAATCGCGAGATCGCCAATCGGATCGACGATTCGGTGGCGTGCGTCGTTGCCGGGCGGGTGCGCGTGCTGCGCCGGGCCAGGGGGTACGCGCCCGAGCCGATCACTCTGCCGAGGGGCTTCGAAGCCGCGCCTGAATTGGTGGCGACGGGTGGTGAGCTGAAGTCGACGTTCTGTCTGGTGAAGGACGGGGCGGCGATCCTGTCGCAGCATCAGGGCGATCTCGAGTATGTCAGGACCTTCGACGATTATCGGAACAATCTCGCACTGTATCAAAAGCTGTTCGACCATGCGGCCACAGCCTTGGCCGGCGATCTGCATCCGGAATATCTGTCCTCGAAACTCGCGCGCGAGCGTGCAGCTACCGATGGGCTGCCTTTGCTGGAAGTGCAGCATCACCACGCCCACGTCGCGGCTTGCCTCGCCGAGAACGGTCATCCGCTCGACGGGCCGGCGGTGCTCGGCATCGTGCTCGATGGGTTGGGATGGGGTGGCGACGACACGCTATGGGGCGGCGAATTCCTGCTCGCCGACTACCGCAATTATCAACGTCTCGGAACCTTCAAGCCGGTCGCGATGCCGGGCGGTGCGCAGGCGGCCCGTGAACCCTGGCGAAATCTCTATGCCCATCTCATGGCCGAGATGGCGTGGCCCGCCTTCACGATGAACTTCGAAGACCTCGACGTACACGCCTATCTCGCGAGCAAGCCGCGGGCAACGCTCGACACGATGATCAAAAACGGCATCAATGCGCCGCTTGCTTCGTCCTGCGGGCGGCTGTTCGACGCAGTTGCTGCCGCGCTGAATATCTGCCGCGAGCGGCAGGGCTATGAAGGCGAAGCCGCCGCGCGCCTGGAAGCCATAGTCGACGAAGACACGCTGCGCAACGAGGACGATACCCTCGGCTATCCCATGAGCATCCCCAACCTGCGTGGCTCCGGCTTGCCCTATATCGAGCCGCTGGCGATGTGGAACGCGGTCCTCGGCGATCTCATCCTGAAGACGCCGGCGCCCGTGATGGCAGCGCGGTTCCACAAGGGCTTGGCGAGATCCATCGTCGCGATGACGCGAAGGCTCGCCAGCGGAGAGGATGAAACTGGTCCCCGGCGTTTCGCGACGGTCGCGCTGTCCGGCGGCTGTTTCCAGAACCGCATCCTGTTCGAGGAGGTCAGCCGTCGCCTCGAAAGCCACGACTTCACCGTACTATCGCATGCGCAGGTGCCCGCCAATGACGGTGGCCTGGCGCTCGGGCAGGCCGCAATCGGCGCTGCCCATCTCATCAGTTCAAGCAACAACCTTATAAAAAACCACCCGGAAGGAAACGCGCCATGTGTCTCGGCATTCCCGGACGGATCGTAA
- a CDS encoding NHL repeat-containing protein gives MQVSFAPNRLQKAPLRAGDNHVARPLLSLRGAHVVLGGEALANGLAKSIVPGADTLFGPRGACLANEHGPLFVCDTGHHRLMIWRKPPSGDQAGADLVIGQPDFSREGRNAKGEVGAATLNMPTGVAARDGILAVADAWNHRVLIWHGYPATSNQPADVVLGHADFSGHVANRGAGVPTAATLNWCYGVAIADGKLIVADTGNRRVLVWNAIPSVNGAAADLVLGQRDFITRDDNAGEAGGALGMRWPHGIAVAGGMLFISDAGNNRVMAWRHFPGANGSACDFVIGQADFMGLDHNRAFYHPNSSALNMPYGLTVHDGMLVVADTANSRLLGFELDGLGMDSPAIALAGQRLFSEKGDNRWRAAGRDSVCWPYGAAACGNLLVVADAGNNRILLWEAAP, from the coding sequence ATGCAGGTCTCGTTCGCACCGAACAGATTGCAAAAGGCCCCGCTCCGGGCCGGCGACAACCATGTGGCGCGGCCGTTGCTGTCGCTGCGCGGCGCGCACGTGGTGCTCGGCGGCGAGGCGTTGGCGAATGGGCTGGCGAAATCGATCGTCCCGGGCGCCGACACCCTGTTCGGACCGCGCGGCGCGTGCCTGGCGAACGAGCACGGCCCGCTGTTCGTCTGCGATACGGGGCATCACCGGCTGATGATCTGGCGCAAGCCGCCATCCGGCGATCAGGCTGGCGCCGACCTTGTGATCGGCCAGCCGGATTTCTCGCGCGAGGGACGCAACGCCAAGGGCGAGGTTGGCGCTGCCACGCTCAATATGCCGACCGGAGTTGCGGCCCGCGACGGCATATTGGCGGTCGCCGATGCCTGGAACCATCGCGTCCTGATCTGGCATGGCTATCCCGCAACCTCGAATCAACCTGCCGACGTTGTGCTGGGCCATGCCGACTTTAGCGGACATGTTGCCAATCGCGGCGCCGGCGTGCCGACCGCCGCGACCCTGAACTGGTGCTATGGCGTCGCGATTGCCGACGGGAAGCTCATCGTTGCCGATACCGGCAATCGCCGCGTGTTGGTCTGGAACGCGATTCCGTCGGTGAACGGTGCTGCGGCCGATCTGGTCCTCGGTCAGCGCGATTTCATCACACGCGACGACAACGCCGGCGAAGCCGGCGGTGCGCTCGGCATGCGCTGGCCGCACGGCATCGCGGTCGCGGGTGGCATGCTGTTCATTTCCGACGCCGGCAACAACCGGGTGATGGCATGGAGACATTTTCCCGGCGCGAACGGCAGCGCATGCGATTTCGTGATCGGGCAAGCCGACTTCATGGGGCTCGATCACAACCGCGCCTTCTACCATCCGAACTCAAGCGCACTGAACATGCCGTACGGTCTGACCGTCCATGACGGCATGCTTGTGGTGGCGGATACCGCAAATTCCCGCCTGTTGGGCTTCGAGCTCGATGGTCTCGGGATGGACTCGCCAGCTATCGCGCTGGCCGGGCAACGGCTGTTTTCGGAAAAGGGCGACAATCGCTGGCGCGCCGCCGGCCGCGACAGCGTGTGCTGGCCGTATGGTGCTGCGGCCTGCGGCAATCTGCTGGTCGTGGCCGACGCCGGCAATAATCGCATTCTACTTTGGGAGGCTGCGCCGTGA
- a CDS encoding NifU family protein: MNVHDMASTMRTDLTGFLGDVERLETIFATWDENQQAAVGAYKLAIEQLHGEALRRLIRSLKTDPAALVAMKNALADEIVYAVLRRHEIVKPSLNERVEAALDGVRPMLASHGGDVELVKVRPPVVEVRFIGACDGCPASALTFHAGVKKAVQEGCPEITEIIQVKGLGGPEENGVRFVSPFALGAKGDWIAAGLLSEIPDGGIRSTTLGGERVLLSRNGATVTCFQDACAHLGFPIHDGEIENGIITCPHHGFQYDLASGECLTAPEVQLQSHAVRVIGARIEVRISK, from the coding sequence ATGAACGTCCACGACATGGCCTCGACGATGCGTACCGACCTCACCGGGTTTCTTGGCGACGTCGAGCGTCTTGAGACCATCTTCGCGACTTGGGACGAGAACCAGCAGGCCGCGGTCGGCGCCTACAAGCTTGCGATCGAACAGTTGCACGGCGAGGCGCTGCGGCGGCTGATCCGGAGCCTGAAGACAGACCCGGCTGCGCTTGTTGCTATGAAGAATGCGCTGGCCGACGAAATCGTCTACGCGGTGCTGCGGCGGCATGAGATCGTCAAGCCGAGCCTGAACGAGCGCGTCGAAGCGGCGCTTGACGGTGTCCGCCCGATGCTTGCGTCGCACGGTGGCGATGTCGAACTCGTCAAGGTCAGGCCGCCCGTCGTCGAGGTGCGCTTCATCGGTGCCTGCGACGGATGCCCGGCCTCCGCGCTGACGTTTCACGCCGGGGTCAAGAAAGCGGTTCAGGAAGGCTGCCCGGAGATCACCGAGATCATCCAGGTGAAGGGACTGGGCGGCCCGGAAGAAAACGGCGTTCGCTTCGTCAGTCCGTTCGCCCTCGGAGCCAAGGGCGATTGGATCGCCGCCGGCTTGCTGTCGGAGATTCCCGATGGCGGAATCCGCTCAACCACCCTTGGCGGTGAAAGAGTCCTGCTGTCGCGCAATGGTGCGACCGTCACCTGCTTCCAGGACGCGTGTGCGCATCTCGGTTTCCCGATCCATGACGGAGAGATCGAGAACGGCATAATCACCTGTCCGCATCACGGCTTTCAATACGATCTCGCCAGCGGGGAGTGCCTGACCGCACCGGAGGTGCAGTTGCAATCGCACGCTGTGCGCGTGATCGGCGCACGAATCGAAGTGAGGATTTCGAAATAG
- a CDS encoding hydrogenase maturation protease: MIAVIGCGNSNRLDDGAGIEVLHRLRARGIGTDEQRVRLLAAGTDGMATMFAARGCRSLIIVDACRSGSDPGAVFEVPGDELEQPYQPSLNLHDFRWDHALYAGRQIFREQFPSDVVVLLIEVQTTELGIGLSERVASAVARVTDRVEVLIRSRLVVQGETG, from the coding sequence GTGATCGCTGTAATCGGATGCGGAAACTCCAATCGCCTGGATGACGGTGCCGGCATCGAGGTGTTGCATCGGCTGCGGGCGCGCGGCATCGGCACGGATGAGCAGCGCGTCCGTCTGCTCGCCGCCGGGACGGACGGCATGGCAACAATGTTCGCTGCGCGCGGCTGCCGGAGCCTGATCATCGTCGACGCATGTCGCTCGGGCTCCGACCCGGGGGCGGTCTTCGAGGTGCCGGGCGACGAGTTGGAGCAGCCCTACCAGCCGTCACTCAATCTGCATGATTTTCGCTGGGATCACGCCCTGTACGCCGGTAGGCAGATCTTTCGTGAGCAATTCCCTTCCGACGTGGTGGTGCTGCTCATCGAGGTGCAGACAACCGAGCTTGGGATCGGTCTCTCGGAACGGGTTGCGTCCGCGGTTGCCAGAGTGACGGATCGCGTTGAGGTGCTGATCAGATCGCGCCTTGTTGTGCAGGGTGAAACCGGATGA
- a CDS encoding nickel-dependent hydrogenase large subunit has product MPSAVQTLDISPVGRVEGDLDVRVDIQDGVVVDAWTQAELFRGFEVILRDKDPQAGLVVTPRACGICGASHLTCAAWALDTAWQTEVPRNAILARNLGQIVESLQSLPRHHYGLFMIDYTNKNYAKSKFYQEAVKRWAPFTGTNYEIGVTISGKPVEIYALLGGQWPHSSYMVPGGVMCAPTLTDVTRAWSILEYFRRDWMEKIWLGCSLERYEEIKSYDDFKAWLDEKPEHANSDLGMFWRMSEDCGMDKFGHGHGRFISWGYLPHEDKYQKPTIDGRNAALIMKSGVYDGKTDQFKLMDQKYTREDTMHAWYDEPGGLHPFDRTTVPTQKNTVDMSGKYSWATAVRHEENGRLEAGPLARQLVAGGKHGESWQHHDPVVLDMYKKLGGASVMLRHFARMHEGVKLYRQAEHALREFKLNDPWYIKPTERDGRGWGATEAIRGALCHWIEVKDGKIKNYQIIAPTTWNVGPRSADGVRGPMEQALIGSPIKDVHDPVEVGHVCRSYDSCLVCTVHAHDAKTGEELARFRTA; this is encoded by the coding sequence ATGCCATCAGCTGTTCAAACTCTCGATATCTCACCCGTCGGCCGCGTCGAGGGCGATCTCGACGTTCGTGTCGACATCCAGGACGGCGTCGTCGTCGACGCCTGGACTCAGGCCGAACTGTTTCGGGGCTTCGAGGTGATCCTGCGCGACAAGGATCCGCAGGCAGGCCTCGTGGTGACGCCGCGCGCTTGCGGCATCTGCGGTGCGTCGCACCTGACTTGTGCCGCATGGGCGCTCGATACCGCGTGGCAAACCGAGGTGCCCCGCAATGCGATTCTGGCACGTAATCTCGGCCAGATCGTCGAGAGCCTGCAGAGCCTGCCGCGTCATCACTATGGGCTCTTCATGATCGACTACACCAACAAGAACTACGCGAAGTCGAAATTCTACCAAGAGGCGGTCAAGCGGTGGGCGCCGTTCACCGGCACCAATTACGAGATCGGCGTCACCATCTCCGGAAAGCCGGTCGAGATCTACGCGCTGCTCGGCGGCCAATGGCCGCATTCCAGCTACATGGTGCCCGGGGGCGTGATGTGCGCGCCGACCCTCACCGACGTTACCCGCGCATGGTCGATCCTGGAATATTTCCGCCGCGACTGGATGGAGAAGATCTGGCTCGGCTGCTCGCTCGAACGCTACGAAGAAATCAAGTCCTATGACGATTTCAAGGCCTGGCTTGACGAGAAGCCCGAGCATGCCAATTCCGATCTAGGCATGTTCTGGCGCATGAGCGAGGATTGCGGCATGGACAAGTTCGGCCACGGTCATGGCCGGTTCATTTCCTGGGGATATCTGCCGCACGAGGACAAGTACCAGAAGCCGACGATCGACGGCCGCAACGCTGCGCTGATTATGAAGAGCGGGGTCTATGACGGTAAGACCGACCAGTTCAAGCTGATGGATCAAAAGTACACCCGCGAGGACACCATGCACGCCTGGTATGACGAGCCCGGCGGCCTGCATCCGTTTGACCGCACCACCGTCCCGACGCAGAAGAACACCGTCGACATGTCGGGCAAATACTCTTGGGCGACTGCAGTTCGGCACGAAGAAAACGGCCGGCTCGAGGCCGGCCCTCTGGCGCGGCAGTTGGTCGCCGGCGGCAAACACGGCGAATCCTGGCAGCACCACGATCCGGTGGTACTCGACATGTACAAAAAGCTGGGCGGCGCCAGCGTAATGCTCCGCCACTTCGCGCGGATGCACGAGGGCGTCAAGCTGTATCGCCAGGCCGAGCACGCGCTGCGCGAGTTCAAGCTGAACGACCCATGGTACATCAAGCCGACCGAGCGGGACGGCCGTGGTTGGGGGGCTACGGAGGCGATCCGCGGGGCGCTCTGTCATTGGATCGAGGTCAAGGACGGCAAGATCAAGAACTATCAGATCATCGCGCCGACGACGTGGAATGTCGGACCGAGATCGGCCGACGGCGTTCGCGGCCCGATGGAGCAGGCCTTGATCGGCTCGCCGATTAAGGATGTCCATGATCCGGTCGAGGTGGGGCACGTCTGCCGCTCCTACGATTCCTGTCTGGTATGCACCGTTCACGCCCATGACGCGAAGACCGGAGAGGAGTTGGCCCGGTTCAGAACCGCCTGA
- a CDS encoding hydrogenase has product MANLLWLQGGACSGNTMSFLNAEEPSACDLVTDFGINVLWHPSLGMELGDNLKKLLNSLTSGQLPLDIFVFEGTVVNAPNGTGEWNRFAGRPMKDWVADLAKVASYTVAIGDCATWGGIPATAPNPSESEGLQFLKRKHGGFLGTGYKSKAGLPVINVPGCPAHPDWITQIVVAVATGRGGDLSLDEFQRPKTFFTSFTQTGCTRNMHFAYKVSATEYGQRKGCLFYDLGCRGPMTHSPCNRILWNRQSSKTRAGMPCMGCTEPEFPFFELMPGTVFKTQTVMGVPKDMPTGVDKAGYIKLTAAAKAASPAWAEEDIFVV; this is encoded by the coding sequence ATGGCCAATCTGCTGTGGCTTCAAGGCGGCGCGTGCTCCGGCAATACGATGTCGTTCCTCAATGCCGAAGAGCCGAGTGCGTGCGATCTCGTTACCGATTTCGGCATCAACGTGCTCTGGCATCCGTCGCTTGGCATGGAGCTCGGCGACAATCTGAAGAAGCTGCTGAACTCGCTCACGTCGGGCCAGCTGCCGCTCGATATCTTTGTGTTCGAGGGCACGGTCGTGAATGCACCGAACGGAACGGGCGAATGGAATCGCTTCGCCGGCCGGCCGATGAAGGATTGGGTCGCCGACCTGGCTAAGGTCGCGTCCTACACGGTGGCAATCGGCGACTGCGCGACCTGGGGCGGGATTCCGGCAACGGCACCAAACCCGTCGGAAAGCGAGGGACTGCAGTTTCTCAAGCGCAAGCACGGCGGCTTCCTGGGCACCGGCTACAAGTCGAAGGCGGGCTTGCCCGTCATCAACGTACCCGGATGCCCGGCGCACCCCGACTGGATCACGCAGATCGTCGTGGCGGTCGCGACCGGGCGCGGCGGCGATCTCTCACTCGACGAATTCCAGCGGCCGAAGACCTTCTTCACCAGCTTCACGCAGACCGGCTGCACGCGCAACATGCACTTCGCCTACAAGGTTTCGGCGACCGAGTACGGTCAGCGGAAGGGCTGTCTGTTCTATGATCTGGGCTGCCGCGGTCCGATGACGCATTCGCCCTGCAACCGCATTCTCTGGAATCGCCAGTCGTCGAAGACGCGGGCGGGGATGCCGTGCATGGGCTGCACCGAGCCCGAGTTCCCGTTCTTCGAGTTGATGCCGGGTACCGTTTTCAAGACGCAGACCGTGATGGGCGTACCGAAGGACATGCCGACCGGCGTCGACAAGGCCGGCTACATCAAACTTACCGCAGCAGCGAAAGCGGCATCTCCAGCCTGGGCCGAAGAAGACATCTTCGTCGTTTGA
- a CDS encoding sigma-54-dependent Fis family transcriptional regulator gives MDALGTVLIVARGGPQWSATADVLSDEYDYRVLTARSAEDAASALSDAHVDIVLAEHGASGDGLEFLANLRISHPDIIRVLALEAKTVLTKQAISPAAIYQFVRKPLDAKQIGLVVERGLESRELARRHRLLSREFKFSADSIQIHARHGMPLQAESQRFEKLVYVSEKLTELCELARKAARTELPILIQGETGTGKELLARAIHYNSNRRASPLMVQNCGGMSDELLQSELFGHKRGAYTGAISDRLGLFRAGDGGTVFLDEISEVSPSFQVSLLRFLQEGEIKPLGSDKIESSNVRIIAASNRPLRALVAAGKFRQDLYFRLKGFELEVPPLRDRPDDVPALAEFFAAKHSNAIGRKILGISAGALEKFVGFDFPGNVRELENEIRRMVALAEDGEYLTTKNMSPAILSAPPRPRPDRAGYLAQGTTLKEKVEGLEKHILEETLTRHRWNQSRAANELGLSRVGLANKIKRYGLDHPH, from the coding sequence ATGGATGCGCTCGGAACGGTTTTGATCGTTGCGCGAGGCGGGCCGCAATGGTCCGCCACGGCCGACGTGCTGTCGGACGAATATGACTATCGGGTGCTGACGGCCCGCTCCGCCGAGGACGCGGCGAGCGCGCTATCGGACGCGCATGTCGATATCGTGCTGGCCGAGCACGGCGCCAGCGGCGACGGACTGGAGTTTCTTGCCAATCTCCGCATCTCCCATCCCGATATCATTCGCGTCCTGGCGCTCGAGGCAAAGACCGTGCTGACCAAGCAGGCGATCTCGCCGGCGGCGATCTATCAGTTCGTTCGCAAGCCGCTCGACGCCAAGCAGATCGGGCTCGTGGTGGAGCGGGGTCTGGAATCCCGCGAACTGGCGAGACGTCATCGCCTGCTGTCACGCGAATTCAAGTTTTCCGCCGATTCCATCCAGATTCATGCACGCCATGGCATGCCGTTGCAGGCGGAAAGCCAGCGATTCGAGAAGCTCGTCTATGTCAGCGAGAAGCTGACCGAGCTATGCGAACTCGCGCGCAAGGCAGCGCGTACCGAACTGCCGATCCTGATTCAGGGTGAGACCGGCACCGGCAAGGAGTTGCTCGCCCGCGCGATTCACTACAACTCGAATCGCCGTGCGAGCCCGCTGATGGTCCAGAATTGCGGGGGAATGTCGGACGAGTTGCTGCAATCGGAATTGTTCGGGCACAAGCGCGGCGCCTACACCGGTGCGATTTCCGATCGACTCGGCCTGTTTCGCGCCGGCGACGGCGGGACGGTTTTTCTCGACGAGATATCGGAAGTGTCGCCGTCCTTCCAAGTCAGCCTGCTGCGTTTTCTCCAGGAGGGCGAGATCAAGCCGCTCGGCTCCGACAAGATCGAATCGAGCAATGTCCGGATTATCGCGGCGTCGAACCGCCCGCTTCGTGCGCTGGTGGCGGCCGGAAAATTTCGCCAGGATCTCTATTTCCGTCTCAAAGGGTTCGAACTCGAAGTGCCGCCGCTGCGTGACCGGCCTGATGACGTCCCTGCGTTGGCGGAATTCTTTGCCGCAAAGCATAGCAATGCGATCGGCCGCAAGATTCTGGGGATATCGGCGGGAGCGCTGGAGAAATTTGTCGGCTTCGACTTCCCGGGCAACGTCCGCGAACTCGAAAATGAAATCCGCCGAATGGTGGCGCTGGCCGAAGACGGCGAATATCTGACGACTAAAAATATGTCCCCCGCGATTCTGTCGGCGCCGCCGCGCCCGCGGCCAGATCGAGCCGGTTATTTGGCACAGGGGACAACGCTGAAGGAGAAGGTCGAGGGTCTCGAGAAACACATCCTTGAGGAAACCTTGACGCGCCACCGCTGGAATCAAAGCCGAGCAGCAAACGAACTTGGATTGTCGCGCGTCGGCTTGGCGAACAAGATCAAGCGCTACGGTCTCGACCATCCTCATTGA
- a CDS encoding DUF2336 domain-containing protein produces MKMPHRGRHGNDGINRSPLHNRADAAGHQSLLDQLETAFASRDIGARVGILQRVTDLFVAGAKRFDVEQVALFDDVMCRLIDEIDHTACAAFGLRLSTIANAPPLVSRTLALHDSIEVAGPLLSRSESLDDKTLVTGARTKGQAHLLAISRRKLLNEDVTDVLVERGDHDVVVSTAANLGARFSEFGYSTLVSRSKTDDELALAVWSRPEIPREHLLALFAAASEAVRRQFEAADRKKAGLIQGMLKQASDQIQAKTRELSSDFASADAHVRLLNQSGGLNEHRLREFASAGRFDETAIALSLMCAVPLGAVERALVHDGADQILMLAKSIELSWSATRAVLTLQASTKRTPLGEVDKFLVPFNKLKPETARTAIQFYRLRERAAK; encoded by the coding sequence TTGAAGATGCCGCATAGGGGGCGACACGGGAACGACGGCATCAACCGGTCACCGTTACACAATCGCGCCGATGCAGCCGGCCACCAGTCGCTGCTCGACCAACTGGAAACTGCCTTCGCGAGCCGGGACATCGGCGCTCGCGTCGGAATCCTGCAGCGGGTGACAGATCTGTTCGTTGCCGGTGCCAAACGCTTCGACGTTGAGCAAGTGGCGCTTTTCGACGACGTCATGTGCAGGTTGATAGACGAAATCGATCATACCGCGTGCGCGGCGTTCGGGCTGCGACTTTCCACGATCGCGAACGCGCCCCCACTGGTCAGTCGCACGCTAGCGCTGCACGATTCGATTGAGGTGGCCGGGCCATTGCTGTCGCGCTCGGAAAGTCTCGACGATAAGACCCTGGTTACGGGAGCAAGGACCAAGGGACAGGCGCATTTGCTGGCGATTTCGCGACGCAAATTGCTGAACGAGGACGTTACCGATGTTCTGGTGGAGCGCGGCGACCATGACGTCGTCGTCAGCACGGCGGCGAACCTCGGCGCAAGATTCTCCGAGTTCGGTTATTCGACCCTGGTGTCGCGCTCAAAAACCGACGATGAACTCGCACTCGCGGTCTGGTCTCGTCCTGAAATCCCGCGGGAACACCTGCTCGCATTGTTCGCCGCCGCGTCCGAGGCGGTTCGGCGTCAGTTCGAGGCGGCGGATCGCAAGAAGGCAGGCCTGATTCAGGGAATGCTCAAGCAGGCCTCGGATCAGATTCAAGCGAAGACCCGTGAATTGTCTTCCGATTTTGCGTCGGCCGACGCCCACGTCCGACTGCTGAACCAGTCCGGTGGGTTGAATGAGCACCGCCTGCGCGAGTTTGCTTCGGCCGGGCGGTTCGACGAGACAGCCATCGCACTGTCGTTGATGTGCGCTGTGCCCCTTGGCGCGGTTGAGCGCGCGCTGGTCCATGATGGGGCAGATCAGATATTGATGCTGGCAAAGTCCATTGAATTGTCGTGGAGCGCGACCAGGGCCGTCTTGACGCTGCAGGCCTCTACCAAACGTACCCCGCTCGGGGAAGTCGATAAATTCCTCGTCCCCTTCAACAAGCTGAAGCCGGAGACCGCCCGCACCGCCATCCAGTTCTACCGGTTGCGGGAACGCGCAGCGAAATAG